In Streptomyces sp. DG2A-72, one genomic interval encodes:
- a CDS encoding UvrD-helicase domain-containing protein has product MHTPTPEQVHAADTFRSGQHLALQAGAGTGKTSTLCLLAASTKRRGRYLAFNKDIARDAAARFPSTVQCRTAHATAFAALGHRYADRLNSPRQPAWKTGQALGILRSLRIADHEISQRTLSHNVLRTVTRFCHSADGTLTHRHVPRVRGLDLPADHRQFAELVLPFAAKAWADLQRPDHGVVRFEHDHYLKMWALTGPKIEANFLFLDEAQDTNPVLEQVFIAQRDHAQLVMVGDSAQAIYGWRGATDVMTGFDAEQLTLTRSFRFGPQIADEANRWLALADAPIRLTGTTSIPAEVSSIDHPDAVLCRTNIGAMTEVMRLLGEGRRVALTRGGQQLAQLAFAARDLKEGRRTHHPELVLFASWGNLQDYAAYDPAGRDLQPFVDLVDTHGPDAILAAVSQLAEEAHADVTVSTAHKAKGREWPTVRIGKDFPQPKDTDPGATAASQPPEVSDTDARLAYVAVTRARHRLDLGGLAWTTPAQQAEGE; this is encoded by the coding sequence TTGCACACTCCCACCCCCGAACAGGTCCACGCGGCGGACACCTTCCGCTCCGGCCAGCACCTCGCGCTGCAGGCTGGAGCCGGAACAGGGAAGACCAGCACGCTGTGCCTGCTCGCCGCCAGCACCAAACGCCGAGGCCGCTACCTGGCCTTCAACAAGGACATCGCGCGCGACGCCGCAGCGCGCTTCCCGTCCACGGTGCAGTGCCGCACCGCCCACGCCACCGCCTTTGCCGCACTCGGCCACCGCTACGCCGACCGGCTCAACAGCCCCCGCCAGCCGGCCTGGAAGACCGGACAAGCCCTCGGCATCCTGCGCTCCCTGCGGATCGCCGATCACGAGATCAGCCAGAGAACCCTGTCCCACAACGTGCTACGCACCGTCACCCGCTTCTGCCACTCCGCCGACGGCACTCTGACGCACCGCCACGTGCCGCGTGTGCGGGGCCTCGACCTGCCCGCCGACCACCGGCAGTTCGCCGAGCTCGTGCTCCCCTTCGCGGCCAAGGCGTGGGCAGACCTGCAACGCCCCGACCACGGCGTCGTCCGCTTCGAGCACGACCACTACCTCAAGATGTGGGCCCTGACCGGACCGAAGATCGAAGCCAACTTCCTCTTCCTCGACGAGGCCCAGGACACCAACCCGGTTCTGGAGCAAGTGTTCATCGCCCAACGAGACCACGCCCAGCTAGTCATGGTCGGCGACTCGGCGCAGGCCATCTACGGCTGGCGGGGCGCAACCGACGTGATGACCGGCTTCGACGCCGAGCAGCTGACCCTCACCCGCTCGTTCCGGTTCGGGCCGCAGATCGCCGACGAGGCCAACCGGTGGCTCGCGCTCGCCGACGCCCCGATTCGCCTGACGGGGACTACCAGCATTCCCGCAGAGGTGAGCAGCATCGACCACCCGGATGCGGTGTTGTGCCGGACCAACATCGGCGCGATGACGGAGGTCATGCGCCTGCTCGGTGAGGGACGCCGCGTCGCCCTTACCCGGGGAGGACAACAGCTGGCCCAACTCGCTTTCGCTGCCCGTGATCTGAAGGAAGGCCGCCGCACGCACCACCCCGAACTCGTGCTGTTCGCGTCCTGGGGCAACCTGCAGGACTACGCCGCCTACGATCCGGCAGGTCGCGACTTGCAGCCCTTCGTCGACCTCGTCGACACCCACGGCCCCGACGCCATCCTCGCCGCCGTATCGCAACTCGCCGAGGAGGCGCACGCCGACGTCACCGTCTCCACCGCCCATAAGGCCAAGGGCCGCGAATGGCCGACGGTCAGGATCGGTAAGGACTTTCCCCAGCCGAAGGACACCGATCCCGGCGCGACCGCAGCCAGCCAGCCCCCTGAAGTGAGCGACACCGATGCCCGTCTCGCCTACGTCGCCGTCACTCGTGCCCGCCATCGACTCGACCTCGGCGGCCTGGCATGGACTACACCCGCCCAGCAGGCGGAAGGCGAATGA
- a CDS encoding DUF6083 domain-containing protein, which translates to MCSSPSPSARRWDGSRASAPRRRSLRITPDSASQLLRCGQTASCRACGNPVEWYRRADDRPVQLHPHEVPAARVPESCRWHVSRGIAHPAGDGSSWCRLAHALLCPGRPAPPAAPQLSGLRRSLALRTRRLLDAGVLAPPAAPASSPSPGQAVCQPARPVVQLLFVRYLASRPVDEIQCVAQTLRRTRCTAKVLGPSSLHGVWALVPVSADQGQLALPSDVMAVYSLSALPYPEQLRWRAQRCDQHAATPAAGDLAVADWESFDPLRHHEHIRTRLPSHGRRPGGPAPRQAQS; encoded by the coding sequence ATGTGCTCATCACCTTCTCCTTCTGCACGGCGCTGGGACGGCAGCCGCGCGAGCGCGCCTCGGCGGCGATCCCTGCGTATCACTCCCGACAGCGCCAGCCAGCTGTTGCGCTGCGGCCAGACCGCCTCCTGCCGCGCGTGCGGCAATCCGGTCGAGTGGTACCGGCGCGCCGACGACCGCCCGGTGCAGCTGCATCCGCACGAAGTGCCCGCGGCCCGGGTGCCGGAGTCCTGTCGCTGGCACGTCAGCCGCGGCATCGCCCATCCCGCGGGCGACGGGAGCAGCTGGTGCCGGCTGGCGCACGCACTGCTGTGCCCCGGCCGCCCGGCGCCGCCTGCCGCGCCGCAGCTGTCCGGGCTGCGCCGGTCTCTCGCCCTGCGCACACGCCGTCTGCTCGACGCCGGAGTCCTCGCTCCGCCAGCCGCGCCGGCCAGCAGTCCGTCGCCGGGCCAGGCCGTCTGCCAACCGGCCCGGCCTGTCGTGCAGCTGCTGTTCGTCCGTTACCTGGCCTCCCGCCCCGTCGACGAGATCCAGTGCGTCGCTCAGACGCTGCGCCGTACCCGCTGCACCGCCAAGGTTCTCGGCCCCAGCTCTCTGCACGGTGTGTGGGCCCTGGTGCCAGTGAGCGCCGACCAAGGCCAGCTCGCGCTGCCGTCGGATGTCATGGCCGTCTACAGCCTGTCCGCACTGCCCTACCCGGAACAGCTGCGGTGGCGTGCCCAGCGGTGTGACCAGCATGCCGCCACCCCTGCGGCGGGTGACCTCGCCGTTGCGGACTGGGAGTCCTTCGATCCGCTCCGGCACCACGAACACATCCGCACCCGCCTGCCCTCGCACGGACGCCGTCCCGGCGGCCCCGCTCCGCGGCAGGCCCAGTCGTGA
- a CDS encoding helix-turn-helix transcriptional regulator → MTILPPDPDLNALRLQLGRLRAERGWSYDELASRSGLARRTVIEIEQGRTIGTLKTWHALAHALDTPFDDLFATLCHEHDLPGADGSSDI, encoded by the coding sequence GTGACGATCTTGCCGCCCGACCCGGACCTCAATGCGCTCCGGCTGCAGCTGGGGCGTCTGCGGGCTGAACGAGGGTGGAGTTACGACGAGCTCGCCAGCCGCAGCGGCCTGGCCAGGCGCACCGTGATTGAGATCGAGCAGGGCCGCACCATCGGCACCCTCAAGACGTGGCACGCCCTCGCACACGCCCTGGACACACCGTTCGACGACCTCTTCGCCACCCTTTGCCACGAGCACGACCTGCCCGGAGCCGACGGCAGCTCCGACATCTGA
- a CDS encoding ABC-three component system protein, producing the protein MSVSQYVPPPSVVPHNQFDTRTPLQQVFYWTPEQWEQFTCEWVRMRRDEFGYLGVEVLGGTNDRGADVVAFMSEQRLNGAWHCYQCKHYTDDLTLDDALPEMIKPFAATLETSRTLPARYIFVAPKIHPRLKDMVLTPAALKDRFLTYLDGRTKPVAALSPQTRAAVRALAERTDFSMFWTVNLDEVLEVYSKSPLFASRFNLPPTGKPRKLLPPPEPQVNEARYLQQLLDVYQERFGEDIATVQHAFEHPDSGEHLGRQRVAFFDAEALRMYARESIAGDTYEELQDDVLTNLIEVAAIDYPSGWDRLQQVLKASGQMTLTGSPLLHLFRNSQRQGMCHQLANVDKLHWCKGGCR; encoded by the coding sequence GTGTCCGTGTCGCAGTATGTGCCGCCGCCGTCGGTCGTGCCGCACAACCAGTTCGACACCCGGACACCCCTGCAGCAGGTCTTCTACTGGACGCCGGAGCAGTGGGAGCAGTTCACCTGCGAGTGGGTTCGCATGCGCAGGGACGAGTTCGGCTACCTCGGCGTGGAGGTCCTGGGCGGGACCAACGACCGCGGCGCCGACGTCGTCGCCTTCATGAGCGAGCAGCGGTTGAACGGTGCCTGGCACTGCTACCAGTGCAAGCACTACACCGACGACCTCACGCTCGACGACGCGCTGCCCGAGATGATCAAACCGTTCGCGGCGACGCTGGAGACGAGCCGGACGCTCCCCGCCCGGTACATCTTCGTGGCACCTAAGATCCATCCCCGGCTCAAGGACATGGTGCTGACCCCGGCCGCGCTGAAGGACCGGTTTCTCACGTACCTGGACGGGCGGACCAAGCCGGTCGCCGCGTTGTCCCCACAGACCCGGGCGGCCGTGCGGGCGTTGGCGGAGCGCACGGACTTCTCGATGTTCTGGACCGTGAACCTGGACGAGGTCTTGGAGGTCTACAGCAAGTCGCCGCTGTTCGCCTCCCGCTTCAACCTGCCGCCCACCGGCAAGCCCCGCAAACTCCTTCCCCCTCCCGAGCCCCAGGTCAACGAAGCGCGCTACCTCCAGCAGCTCCTGGACGTTTACCAGGAGAGGTTCGGCGAGGACATCGCCACCGTGCAGCACGCCTTCGAGCACCCCGATTCGGGAGAGCATCTTGGGCGGCAGCGAGTGGCGTTCTTCGATGCGGAGGCCCTACGCATGTATGCACGAGAGAGCATCGCGGGGGACACCTACGAGGAGCTACAGGACGACGTGCTGACCAACCTGATCGAGGTGGCCGCCATCGACTACCCCTCAGGGTGGGACCGCCTCCAGCAGGTCCTCAAAGCCTCCGGGCAGATGACCCTCACCGGGTCGCCCCTGCTGCACCTGTTCCGCAACAGCCAGCGTCAAGGCATGTGCCACCAACTGGCGAACGTCGACAAGCTGCACTGGTGCAAAGGAGGTTGCCGATGA
- a CDS encoding ABC-three component system middle component 2: MNPLNSPVEVGMRTLVLLARSHPHPLDLSWLVVLDHAMLHSSQFDGPPSLHPRLPAQPGELGMKRQMMQEGLEVLLRAGLATVEATDDGLVYQVTPRGSGFVGILEAPYVGELRQRAQWAVEQFASTTDAVAATRDITTRWHNEFTAGMQHLGVGHG, from the coding sequence ATGAACCCGCTCAACAGTCCGGTCGAAGTGGGGATGCGTACGTTGGTACTGCTGGCCCGCAGCCATCCTCACCCACTGGACCTCTCCTGGCTGGTGGTCCTGGACCACGCCATGCTGCACAGCAGCCAGTTCGACGGTCCGCCCAGCCTCCATCCCCGCCTGCCCGCCCAGCCGGGCGAGCTCGGCATGAAACGGCAGATGATGCAGGAAGGGCTGGAGGTGCTGCTGCGCGCCGGCCTGGCCACGGTCGAGGCGACCGATGACGGGCTCGTCTACCAGGTGACCCCGCGCGGCTCGGGGTTCGTCGGCATCCTGGAGGCCCCGTACGTCGGCGAACTGCGTCAGCGCGCGCAGTGGGCCGTGGAGCAGTTCGCCTCGACCACGGACGCGGTGGCGGCCACACGCGACATCACGACCCGCTGGCACAACGAATTCACTGCCGGCATGCAGCACCTGGGGGTCGGCCATGGCTAA
- a CDS encoding ATP-dependent endonuclease encodes MRLSRLSVSNFRGVREFAITDASSLPIAVLTGSNGAGKSSILEILAFVGRASGLGKNVIGPYGSHAEVEASFTLNDREFEILDMECRDKLGRPAEKKGEYSRRAIIGEGKNRQISGSEELEVAFSPEFRASHPFSVMTLIDSTQIFQLKNSPRISLGAPFNPQATVKSHSGWNHPAVDTEGYLASLDYESMLANREGAGGEDAFAGISEQFRKVTGRILLRPSSKRTTGSSYISVALPNGHHHGLEGLSSGQRVALGLLCLGHYLKTTGGIVLLDEPEAHLHASLHVPLLNAFRDLTSSSQAVMVTHSREIVAALPPRCIIEVHRDSGKGNQAHRPSAPYGVSAAVGHGAADDMLMDFQLVVEGKYDEDDLLSLFPDEISHARIVKAGNSHEVMGHHRSLAASLNRLPWLCLRDRDLMPKEETQRLSSEYSNLHIWPRRAIESMLLHPPLISSVFLTTVGYKILEGEVEELLRELADPLMGEVAETLAHAEINRMHPQPRRTDFSSVPELNRASARVHENRASAWEEVVATQRDLVQDRWEEEWLDLVDPKILLRSLQGKTKVFGRHQFLKKALMTRAGQDQQVRPPGVEEFRIKLERLRASV; translated from the coding sequence GTGCGCTTGTCACGCCTTTCCGTTTCCAACTTCCGGGGTGTTAGAGAGTTTGCGATCACCGACGCCTCCAGTCTCCCGATTGCGGTGCTGACCGGGTCAAACGGTGCAGGAAAGTCGTCCATCCTGGAGATCCTGGCATTCGTCGGGCGCGCGTCCGGCCTTGGTAAGAATGTGATCGGCCCCTACGGGAGTCACGCCGAAGTAGAGGCATCGTTCACCCTGAATGACCGCGAGTTCGAGATTCTCGACATGGAGTGCCGAGATAAACTCGGGCGTCCCGCAGAGAAGAAGGGTGAGTATAGCCGCAGAGCTATCATTGGCGAGGGCAAGAATCGACAGATATCAGGATCCGAAGAACTAGAGGTCGCATTCTCTCCCGAGTTCAGAGCAAGTCACCCATTTTCAGTGATGACCCTCATTGACTCCACACAGATTTTCCAGCTCAAGAACAGCCCGCGGATCAGCCTTGGCGCCCCGTTCAACCCTCAGGCAACTGTCAAGTCTCACTCCGGCTGGAACCATCCTGCTGTGGACACTGAGGGCTATCTAGCATCACTTGACTACGAGTCGATGCTCGCCAATAGAGAGGGAGCGGGAGGTGAAGACGCATTCGCCGGTATTTCCGAGCAATTCAGAAAGGTGACGGGGCGGATTCTCCTCAGGCCTTCCTCGAAACGAACTACCGGGTCCAGCTATATCTCGGTGGCGCTGCCCAATGGCCATCACCATGGGCTAGAGGGGCTATCCAGCGGCCAGCGGGTGGCTCTGGGGCTTCTCTGCCTTGGCCATTACCTGAAGACGACGGGCGGGATTGTACTACTTGATGAGCCTGAAGCTCACCTTCACGCCTCGCTTCATGTTCCACTACTGAACGCCTTCCGTGACCTCACCTCATCGTCTCAGGCCGTGATGGTTACCCACTCCCGGGAGATCGTTGCCGCCCTCCCTCCGCGCTGCATTATCGAGGTTCATCGAGATTCAGGAAAAGGTAACCAAGCTCATCGCCCATCTGCCCCCTATGGTGTATCAGCAGCGGTTGGCCATGGCGCCGCAGATGACATGCTGATGGATTTCCAGCTCGTCGTCGAAGGAAAGTATGACGAGGATGACCTCCTCTCACTCTTTCCCGACGAAATCAGCCACGCCAGAATCGTAAAGGCCGGTAATTCACATGAGGTCATGGGCCATCACCGCTCCTTGGCGGCTAGCCTAAACCGGTTGCCGTGGCTCTGTTTGCGGGACCGTGACCTCATGCCCAAAGAGGAGACGCAACGCCTTTCCTCTGAGTATTCAAATCTTCACATCTGGCCGCGCCGGGCGATCGAAAGTATGCTTCTTCACCCTCCCCTGATCTCTTCCGTGTTCCTGACGACGGTTGGCTATAAAATCTTGGAGGGTGAAGTAGAGGAGTTGCTCCGGGAGTTGGCCGACCCACTCATGGGCGAGGTGGCCGAGACACTGGCGCATGCGGAGATCAACCGCATGCATCCCCAGCCTCGCCGGACGGATTTCAGCTCCGTCCCTGAACTCAATCGAGCCTCCGCTCGCGTTCATGAAAACCGCGCAAGCGCATGGGAGGAGGTTGTGGCCACGCAACGAGACTTGGTTCAGGACCGCTGGGAAGAAGAGTGGCTGGATCTCGTTGACCCGAAGATTCTGCTTAGATCGCTTCAGGGAAAGACGAAAGTCTTCGGAAGGCATCAGTTCCTCAAGAAGGCGCTCATGACCCGCGCTGGCCAGGATCAGCAGGTCCGCCCACCGGGAGTGGAGGAGTTCCGCATCAAGTTGGAGCGTTTGCGCGCTTCTGTGTGA
- a CDS encoding type II secretion system F family protein, which produces MGELSAGAAVACAGAVVWLMGGWHSGARRAELLLAGGGVVGTGPPAWRDAVGRLRRLRGRLRVEWWAPAAGLVLAVLGASVLPLVAGVAGVPLLRRLRLAAEARRAREWRADGVIALCAALAGEVRAGRQPGEALLCAARDSGGLGGAQAAVLAAARFGGDVPGALAGAARQPGAEGLLGLAACWRVAVDQGAGLAAGLDRLEAALRAERDQRADLRAQLAGARSTAVMLAALPAFGLTLGTALGADPLHVLLHTGAGFGCLVVGGLLEVVGVWWVARIVRGAEVM; this is translated from the coding sequence ATGGGTGAGCTGTCGGCGGGGGCTGCTGTGGCGTGTGCCGGGGCCGTGGTCTGGCTGATGGGTGGATGGCACTCCGGGGCGCGGCGGGCGGAGTTGCTGCTCGCGGGCGGCGGGGTGGTGGGGACCGGTCCGCCCGCGTGGCGGGATGCGGTCGGTCGGCTGCGGCGGCTCCGCGGTCGGCTGCGGGTCGAGTGGTGGGCGCCGGCCGCCGGGCTGGTGCTGGCGGTGCTGGGTGCGTCGGTGCTGCCGCTCGTCGCGGGGGTGGCCGGAGTGCCCTTGCTGCGGCGGCTGCGGCTGGCCGCGGAGGCGCGGCGGGCGCGGGAGTGGCGCGCGGACGGGGTGATCGCGTTGTGCGCGGCACTCGCCGGGGAGGTGAGGGCCGGGCGGCAGCCGGGTGAGGCACTCCTGTGTGCGGCGCGCGACTCCGGTGGGCTCGGGGGCGCGCAGGCGGCGGTGCTGGCTGCGGCGAGGTTCGGCGGGGACGTGCCGGGTGCGCTGGCGGGCGCGGCGCGACAGCCGGGGGCCGAGGGGTTGCTGGGGCTCGCGGCCTGCTGGCGGGTGGCCGTGGACCAGGGTGCGGGGCTTGCGGCGGGGCTCGACCGGCTCGAGGCGGCGTTGCGTGCGGAGCGGGACCAACGGGCCGATCTGCGCGCCCAGTTGGCCGGCGCCCGCTCCACGGCGGTGATGCTCGCCGCGCTTCCGGCCTTCGGGCTCACCCTCGGGACGGCTCTCGGTGCCGACCCGCTGCACGTCCTGCTGCACACCGGGGCGGGGTTCGGGTGCCTGGTGGTCGGGGGGCTGCTGGAGGTGGTGGGGGTGTGGTGGGTTGCCCGGATCGTGCGAGGGGCGGAGGTGATGTGA